Proteins encoded in a region of the Methanofollis tationis genome:
- a CDS encoding DNA-directed RNA polymerase subunit N: MIPVRCVTCGKVISPAWEAFKRRREAGEDPKEILDDLGLKRYCCRRMLLTHKETVDDVNPYQ, from the coding sequence ATGATCCCGGTTCGATGCGTTACATGCGGCAAAGTGATCTCCCCTGCATGGGAGGCGTTCAAACGGCGTCGGGAAGCCGGCGAGGATCCAAAAGAGATCCTCGACGATCTCGGTTTAAAACGCTACTGCTGCAGGCGGATGCTACTCACACACAAGGAGACTGTAGACGACGTCAATCCATACCAGTAA
- a CDS encoding isopentenyl phosphate kinase, whose amino-acid sequence MNREITLLKLGGSVVTDKGGSGAIDHARLAEIAGVIAQRPEQRLIIVHGAGSCGHPEAKHYRIQEGVGPENRAGVAVTHEAVAVLNRAVVAALRANGVDAVGIHPLAGCHADNGQLICCECISITQLVRLGITPVLHGDVVTDMSRGACIISGDQIIRYLAVALRAGRVGLATDVAGVLDGGAVVPAITRDTVRHLSIGCSENTDVTGGMRGKINELLALADEGIESHIFHISRTADFLDGKDHSGTIVRR is encoded by the coding sequence ATGAATAGAGAGATTACACTGCTGAAACTCGGGGGAAGCGTCGTCACCGACAAGGGAGGGAGCGGGGCGATCGACCATGCGCGCCTCGCAGAGATCGCCGGCGTGATCGCACAGCGGCCCGAGCAGCGCCTCATCATCGTCCATGGGGCGGGTTCCTGCGGCCACCCCGAGGCAAAACACTACCGTATCCAGGAAGGGGTCGGCCCGGAGAACCGGGCAGGCGTCGCCGTCACCCATGAGGCGGTCGCAGTCCTGAACCGGGCCGTTGTTGCGGCTCTGAGAGCGAACGGCGTCGATGCCGTAGGGATCCACCCCCTCGCCGGGTGCCATGCAGACAACGGACAGCTCATATGCTGTGAGTGCATATCTATTACTCAACTGGTACGGCTCGGCATCACCCCGGTCCTTCACGGGGACGTGGTGACGGACATGAGCCGCGGTGCCTGCATCATTTCAGGCGATCAGATCATCCGGTACCTTGCCGTTGCCCTGAGGGCAGGGCGGGTCGGGCTTGCAACCGATGTCGCGGGCGTCCTCGACGGCGGCGCGGTGGTACCGGCGATCACAAGGGATACAGTCAGACATCTGTCTATCGGGTGTTCGGAGAACACCGACGTCACCGGCGGGATGAGAGGAAAGATCAACGAACTCCTTGCACTTGCGGACGAGGGGATCGAGTCGCATATATTTCACATCTCCCGCACCGCTGATTTCCTTGATGGGAAAGACCACAGCGGAACGATCGTCAGAAGATAA
- the mvk gene encoding mevalonate kinase, which translates to MATWSAPGKVFLFGEHAVVYGKPGVAMAIKPRVAVTVRKSRNPPHARSPYIEECFRSTGVQGSVYIRSQLPSSSGLGSSAAVTAATLAAISEEFNLGFTREEVAERAYAIEKKVQKGRASPTDTYVTTFGGIVLITGDSKRRLPPQNFHLIIGNSLVSHSTSKMVEHVAQERQRNPEIINPILDAIGAVTMKAIKSMNKPQQLGQCMDVNHALLDAIGVGHPALSKLVLTARATGAFGAKITGAGGGGCMVALCPKHAKSRVAGAMDATGARSIITTIDTEGIRREKNE; encoded by the coding sequence GTGGCCACCTGGAGCGCTCCCGGCAAAGTTTTTCTTTTCGGTGAACACGCCGTTGTTTATGGGAAACCAGGCGTTGCCATGGCGATCAAACCCAGGGTCGCCGTGACGGTCAGAAAAAGCCGGAACCCCCCGCATGCGCGCTCGCCCTATATCGAAGAGTGTTTCCGTTCGACCGGCGTGCAGGGAAGCGTTTATATCAGGTCCCAGCTCCCGAGTTCGTCTGGCCTTGGTTCGTCGGCAGCAGTGACGGCAGCCACCCTTGCAGCGATATCCGAGGAGTTCAATCTCGGGTTCACCAGAGAAGAGGTCGCCGAACGCGCCTACGCGATCGAGAAGAAGGTCCAGAAGGGACGGGCAAGCCCCACCGACACCTATGTAACGACCTTCGGGGGGATCGTGCTGATCACCGGCGATTCGAAACGGCGCCTTCCCCCCCAGAACTTTCATCTGATCATCGGCAACAGCCTGGTCTCCCACTCCACCTCAAAAATGGTTGAGCATGTGGCGCAGGAGCGGCAGCGCAACCCCGAGATCATCAACCCGATCCTGGACGCCATCGGCGCGGTGACGATGAAGGCGATAAAAAGCATGAACAAACCCCAGCAGCTTGGCCAGTGCATGGACGTGAACCACGCCCTGCTCGACGCCATCGGCGTTGGACACCCGGCCCTTTCAAAGCTCGTGCTCACCGCCAGGGCTACCGGGGCGTTCGGAGCAAAGATAACCGGCGCCGGCGGCGGCGGGTGCATGGTTGCACTCTGCCCCAAACACGCAAAGAGCAGGGTGGCAGGCGCAATGGACGCCACCGGGGCACGCTCGATCATCACCACCATCGACACCGAAGGAATACGCAGAGAGAAAAATGAATAG
- a CDS encoding DNA-directed RNA polymerase subunit K produces MMDPYTRYEKARIVGARALQISMGAPVLIPTGNVDPLNIALEEFGLDQIPITVKKRA; encoded by the coding sequence ATGATGGACCCATATACTCGCTATGAAAAGGCACGGATTGTCGGAGCACGCGCACTTCAGATTTCCATGGGTGCACCGGTTCTCATTCCTACAGGCAATGTTGATCCTCTTAACATTGCGCTTGAGGAATTCGGACTGGATCAGATCCCCATCACCGTAAAAAAGAGGGCGTGA
- a CDS encoding 50S ribosomal protein L18e produces MAKRTNQKTNPRLSNLIAMLKDTARENDAKIWRVIAQSLEAPSNNYAEVNIGKINRYAQDGETVIVPGKVLGSGVLDQKVSVAALNFSESAIIKITGLEGSCLTIEELVAANPKGSGVRILR; encoded by the coding sequence ATGGCAAAGAGGACAAACCAGAAGACGAACCCCCGTCTCTCCAACCTCATCGCGATGCTGAAGGATACCGCTCGCGAGAACGATGCAAAGATATGGCGGGTCATCGCACAAAGTCTGGAAGCACCCAGCAACAATTATGCTGAGGTGAACATCGGAAAGATCAACCGCTACGCACAGGACGGAGAGACCGTCATTGTGCCCGGCAAGGTGCTCGGAAGTGGCGTGCTCGACCAGAAAGTATCGGTCGCCGCACTGAACTTCTCGGAGTCTGCGATCATCAAGATCACCGGTCTTGAGGGCAGCTGCCTGACCATTGAAGAACTGGTGGCAGCAAACCCGAAGGGCTCGGGTGTGAGGATACTGAGGTGA
- a CDS encoding DNA-directed RNA polymerase subunit D, which yields MQIEFARIDSDSARFVLSGATPAFANTLRRAMIGEVPTLAIEDLRIYDNSSVLFDEILAHRLGLIPIKTDLTRFVKQDRCSCEGAGCPLCSVTFTMSVEGPGIVYSGDLISDDPETRPVHDDIPIVKLFEGQKVVLEARAVLNTGTEHAKWQAVTACGYKTYPVITITENCDACGMCIDECPRGVLELKGRKARIVDGKLEECSLCKLCEKACLTTGIGLEPAISIGSDTSRFIFVVESDGSLPVPTIIEKGLEYIRNQSTDLADTLSEIAGVN from the coding sequence ATGCAGATCGAATTCGCCAGAATTGACAGCGACTCCGCACGTTTCGTGCTTTCCGGAGCCACGCCAGCGTTCGCCAACACCCTGCGCCGCGCCATGATCGGCGAGGTGCCGACGCTTGCCATCGAAGACCTGAGGATCTATGACAACTCCAGCGTACTCTTCGATGAGATTCTGGCACACAGGCTCGGACTCATCCCGATAAAGACCGACCTGACCCGTTTCGTAAAACAGGACAGATGCTCGTGCGAAGGCGCGGGCTGTCCCCTCTGCTCGGTGACCTTCACCATGAGCGTCGAGGGGCCGGGGATCGTCTATTCAGGCGACCTCATATCAGACGACCCCGAAACCAGACCGGTCCACGACGATATTCCTATCGTCAAACTCTTCGAGGGTCAGAAAGTCGTTCTCGAAGCGCGCGCCGTCCTGAACACAGGCACAGAACACGCAAAGTGGCAGGCCGTCACTGCCTGCGGTTACAAGACCTACCCGGTCATCACCATCACGGAGAACTGTGACGCCTGCGGCATGTGTATCGATGAATGCCCGCGCGGCGTGCTCGAACTCAAAGGCCGCAAAGCCCGGATAGTCGATGGGAAACTTGAGGAGTGCTCGCTCTGCAAGCTCTGTGAGAAGGCATGCCTGACCACCGGCATAGGCCTGGAGCCTGCGATATCAATCGGCTCCGACACCTCACGGTTCATATTTGTCGTGGAAAGCGACGGTTCGCTGCCTGTTCCGACGATCATAGAGAAAGGACTGGAATACATCAGGAATCAATCAACGGATCTGGCTGATACGTTGAGCGAGATAGCCGGAGTGAATTAG
- a CDS encoding 30S ribosomal protein S9, with protein sequence MVKVVNTSGKRKTAIARATLKEGKGRIRINSVPLEVYGTELARMKVSEPLLLVPGSVDGVDIAIEVNGGGYMGQAEAVRTALARGILKWHNDPRVKDVFITYDRTLLVNDSRQKEAKKPHGRGARKKFQKSYR encoded by the coding sequence ATGGTAAAGGTCGTAAATACTAGTGGAAAAAGAAAGACCGCAATCGCACGGGCGACCCTGAAGGAAGGGAAAGGACGGATCCGCATCAACTCCGTCCCTCTCGAGGTCTACGGCACCGAACTCGCCCGCATGAAGGTCTCCGAGCCCCTGCTCCTTGTTCCGGGTTCGGTTGACGGCGTGGACATTGCGATCGAGGTGAATGGCGGCGGTTATATGGGACAGGCCGAGGCCGTCAGGACCGCACTCGCCCGCGGCATCCTGAAGTGGCATAACGATCCAAGGGTCAAGGACGTCTTCATCACCTATGACCGCACCCTCCTGGTGAACGATTCTCGTCAGAAGGAAGCGAAGAAGCCGCACGGCCGCGGTGCACGCAAGAAGTTCCAGAAATCGTACCGTTAA
- the rpsB gene encoding 30S ribosomal protein S2: protein MAQESEMEIVLNEPLVPVEEYLAAGVHIGTQQKSQDMKKFIYRVRGDGLYILDIKATDERIKMVAKFLSGYDAPKILVVASRQYAQYPAKKFADAIGGTSAIGRYIPGLMTNPNFEHYIEPEVVIVTDPMGDAQAVREAVQNGIPVIGLCDTNNMTSYLDLVIPTNNKGRKALSLIYYLLTREMFRLRGVSTSLTPEDFETEL from the coding sequence ATGGCACAAGAGAGTGAGATGGAAATTGTGTTGAACGAGCCGCTCGTTCCTGTGGAAGAATACCTCGCAGCAGGCGTCCACATTGGTACCCAGCAGAAGAGCCAGGACATGAAAAAGTTCATCTACCGCGTGCGCGGGGACGGACTGTATATCCTTGACATCAAGGCAACCGACGAGCGGATCAAGATGGTGGCAAAGTTCCTCTCCGGATACGATGCCCCGAAGATCCTGGTCGTGGCCTCCCGGCAGTACGCCCAGTACCCGGCAAAGAAGTTTGCCGACGCCATCGGCGGCACCTCGGCGATCGGGAGATACATCCCGGGCCTTATGACCAACCCGAACTTCGAGCACTATATCGAACCCGAAGTCGTCATCGTCACCGACCCGATGGGAGACGCTCAGGCCGTCCGTGAAGCGGTTCAGAACGGTATCCCGGTCATCGGTCTTTGTGACACCAACAACATGACAAGTTATCTCGATCTTGTCATTCCGACAAACAACAAGGGTAGAAAGGCTCTTTCGCTCATCTACTACCTGCTGACCAGGGAGATGTTCCGTCTGCGCGGTGTTTCTACCTCGCTCACTCCCGAGGACTTCGAGACCGAACTGTAA
- the amrB gene encoding AmmeMemoRadiSam system protein B has product METRPCTFAGMFYPGEPGHLEQFLETVTPVERPAPDALGIVSPHAGYPYSGTVGARAFSAIRPDFDGTFVVIGPSHRGFLTCTSAIPWETPLGIVDVDVDFVRALDIRVDEVSMEDEHSLEVQTPFIKHFFPRAQIAPIMMGDQSPASAELVAGKIIRAIRATGREVRIVASSDFSHYIPESQARKRDAMAIKAIEHLDVDGLYRSIEEYDISACGYGPIAAMITVCKTLGATRGRLLTYATSGDVTGDPEVVGYAAIMVV; this is encoded by the coding sequence ATGGAGACCAGGCCATGCACCTTCGCAGGCATGTTCTATCCCGGCGAACCGGGCCATCTCGAGCAGTTCCTCGAAACGGTCACCCCCGTCGAGAGACCTGCTCCAGATGCACTCGGTATTGTCTCCCCCCATGCAGGTTACCCGTACTCAGGGACGGTCGGAGCCCGGGCATTCTCCGCGATCAGGCCGGATTTTGACGGGACATTCGTGGTGATCGGACCGAGCCACCGGGGATTTCTGACCTGCACCTCTGCAATACCCTGGGAGACGCCCCTCGGGATCGTCGATGTAGACGTCGATTTCGTGAGAGCGCTTGATATCAGGGTGGACGAGGTATCCATGGAGGATGAGCACTCCCTGGAGGTCCAGACCCCCTTTATCAAACATTTTTTCCCGCGCGCACAGATAGCGCCGATTATGATGGGCGACCAGAGCCCGGCAAGTGCAGAACTGGTTGCAGGGAAGATCATCCGCGCCATAAGGGCGACCGGGCGCGAGGTCAGGATCGTTGCATCCAGTGATTTTTCCCACTATATTCCTGAAAGTCAGGCACGCAAACGTGACGCCATGGCAATCAAGGCGATCGAACACCTCGATGTCGATGGACTCTACCGGAGCATCGAGGAGTACGATATTTCAGCATGTGGATACGGCCCGATTGCTGCAATGATCACCGTATGCAAAACATTAGGGGCGACCAGAGGACGCCTGCTCACCTATGCTACGAGCGGCGATGTGACCGGGGATCCCGAGGTAGTCGGCTACGCCGCCATCATGGTGGTGTAG
- a CDS encoding 30S ribosomal protein S11: MAAEKEKWGVAHIFASFNNTIITVTDLSGAETITKSSGGMVVKQDRNESSPYAAMQMAINVANAAREKGISGLHVKVRAPGQGKQRSPGPGAQAAIRALSRAGMRIGKIEDVTPVPHDSIRQKGGRRGRRV; the protein is encoded by the coding sequence ATGGCAGCAGAGAAGGAGAAATGGGGCGTGGCACACATCTTTGCCTCGTTCAACAACACCATCATCACCGTCACCGACCTCTCCGGGGCTGAGACAATCACCAAGAGCAGCGGCGGTATGGTCGTCAAGCAGGACCGCAACGAGAGCTCACCCTATGCAGCCATGCAGATGGCGATCAACGTCGCCAACGCGGCCAGAGAAAAGGGGATCTCAGGGCTCCACGTCAAGGTCCGCGCTCCCGGACAGGGCAAACAGCGCAGCCCCGGCCCCGGCGCCCAGGCAGCAATCCGCGCCCTTTCCCGCGCAGGCATGCGCATCGGTAAGATCGAGGATGTCACCCCGGTCCCCCATGACTCAATTCGCCAGAAGGGCGGGAGACGTGGAAGGAGAGTCTGA
- a CDS encoding 50S ribosomal protein L13 translates to MVTIIDAEGLLLGRLASNVAKRSLQGEEFAILNAEKAIVSGRRAMVIEHYQTKRARGSVEGGPFFPRRPDHILKRTIRGMLPYKRQRGADAFRNVKVYVGVPFEFQGKAFETIEKAGIDRLNNPRFVTLGEISTKLGSRF, encoded by the coding sequence ATGGTGACGATAATTGATGCTGAGGGATTGCTGCTCGGTCGGCTTGCAAGCAACGTCGCAAAGCGCTCACTTCAGGGCGAAGAGTTCGCAATCTTAAACGCCGAGAAGGCAATCGTCTCAGGGCGCCGTGCCATGGTGATCGAGCACTACCAGACGAAGCGGGCACGCGGCTCTGTTGAGGGCGGCCCCTTCTTCCCGAGAAGACCCGACCACATTCTGAAGCGGACAATTCGCGGCATGCTCCCGTACAAACGCCAGCGCGGCGCGGATGCATTCAGGAATGTGAAGGTCTACGTCGGCGTGCCCTTTGAATTCCAGGGCAAAGCGTTCGAAACCATCGAGAAGGCAGGGATCGATAGGCTGAACAACCCCAGGTTCGTAACCCTTGGTGAGATCAGCACAAAACTCGGATCCAGGTTCTAG
- the eno gene encoding phosphopyruvate hydratase: MTEIERIVLRTILDSRGNPTVEAEVYTCCGFGRAAAPSGASTGTWEAKVRPPREAIAAARENLVPELVGLDAADQVGFDYALRDADGTADFSAIGANVAVALSLACAKAAANATGTELFRYLGGAFTQRTPLPLGNVIGGGAHAANATDIQEFLVIPTGASCAEEAVFANAAVHKKVKELLIAEGRGCGKGDEGAWAPRIADTEAFDLLSRAVDAVSDELKISISMGIDVAATEMWDGSAYTYTGIKRSTEDQIAYIAELVDRYGLVYVEDPLQEEDFEGFAEITAQVGDRCMICGDDLYVTNVERITQGIETGASNCVLIKPNQIGTLTDTFESVHLAKSQGMDTVMSHRSGETTDETIAHLATAFECRLLKTGVVGGERIAKLNELIRIEEMI; this comes from the coding sequence ATGACTGAGATTGAGAGAATCGTACTGAGAACGATCCTGGACAGCAGAGGCAACCCGACCGTTGAGGCCGAGGTGTACACCTGTTGCGGTTTCGGCCGGGCTGCAGCGCCGAGCGGTGCCTCCACCGGAACCTGGGAGGCAAAGGTTCGACCGCCGCGGGAGGCAATCGCCGCTGCACGCGAGAACCTTGTCCCCGAGCTCGTCGGGCTTGACGCCGCCGATCAGGTGGGTTTCGACTATGCCCTCCGCGATGCAGACGGCACCGCCGATTTCTCCGCCATCGGAGCGAACGTGGCGGTGGCGCTCTCCCTCGCCTGTGCAAAGGCAGCCGCGAACGCAACAGGAACAGAACTCTTCAGATATCTTGGCGGTGCATTCACGCAGCGGACACCCCTGCCCCTTGGAAATGTCATCGGGGGCGGGGCGCATGCAGCAAACGCCACAGACATCCAGGAGTTCCTGGTCATTCCGACCGGCGCCTCCTGTGCTGAGGAAGCGGTCTTTGCAAACGCGGCCGTACACAAAAAAGTGAAGGAACTCCTGATCGCAGAGGGCAGAGGCTGCGGAAAGGGCGACGAAGGGGCATGGGCCCCCAGGATCGCTGACACCGAAGCATTCGACCTGCTCTCCCGGGCGGTCGACGCCGTCTCCGACGAGTTGAAGATCTCCATCAGCATGGGGATCGACGTGGCCGCCACAGAGATGTGGGACGGGAGTGCCTACACGTACACCGGCATCAAGAGATCGACCGAGGATCAGATCGCATATATTGCCGAACTGGTCGACCGTTACGGCCTCGTCTATGTCGAAGACCCCCTCCAGGAGGAGGACTTCGAAGGCTTCGCCGAGATCACCGCGCAGGTCGGAGACCGTTGCATGATCTGCGGTGACGACCTCTATGTGACAAACGTCGAGCGGATCACGCAGGGCATCGAGACCGGAGCATCGAACTGCGTGCTCATCAAACCCAACCAGATCGGGACACTGACCGACACCTTCGAATCGGTGCACCTTGCAAAGTCCCAGGGCATGGACACGGTGATGAGCCACCGCTCGGGTGAGACGACCGACGAGACCATCGCCCACCTTGCCACTGCATTCGAGTGCAGACTCCTGAAGACCGGAGTCGTGGGCGGCGAAAGAATCGCAAAACTGAATGAACTCATACGCATTGAGGAGATGATCTAA
- a CDS encoding 30S ribosomal protein S4 has product MGYPGKNHKQYSTPKRRFEKTRMEDEVKIVIEYGLRNKRELWKAESVLRKYRKATREILALESAGTDPKRAEAKREQLINHLARYGLVSESGDVDIDDILALKVQQELERRLQTLVYRKGLARSPKQARQLITHGHIALNGRRVNIPGYLVPKSEEGSIGYYGHSPLATVSHAERTRITGR; this is encoded by the coding sequence ATGGGATATCCAGGAAAAAACCATAAGCAATACTCAACCCCCAAGCGCCGGTTCGAAAAAACGCGCATGGAGGACGAGGTAAAGATCGTTATCGAGTACGGTCTCCGGAACAAGCGCGAGCTCTGGAAAGCCGAGAGCGTGCTCCGCAAGTACCGTAAGGCCACCCGTGAGATCCTCGCCCTTGAGTCCGCGGGCACCGACCCGAAGCGTGCCGAAGCAAAGAGGGAGCAGTTGATCAACCACCTCGCCCGCTACGGCCTCGTTTCAGAAAGCGGCGACGTCGATATCGACGACATCCTCGCCCTGAAGGTCCAGCAGGAACTCGAGCGCCGACTCCAGACCCTTGTCTACCGCAAAGGCCTCGCCCGCTCGCCAAAGCAGGCCCGTCAGCTCATTACCCACGGGCACATCGCCCTGAACGGCCGCCGCGTCAACATCCCCGGCTATCTCGTTCCAAAGAGCGAAGAGGGCAGCATCGGCTACTACGGCCACTCGCCACTCGCCACCGTATCGCACGCTGAGCGCACCAGGATCACCGGGAGATAA